The region GGCGTTATTGCCGATCGTGGCCGCCGGCGCGGGTGGCCTGGCGGTGTTTGCCACGCTGCCTGACGGGCGGCTCAGGTCGGCGCCAAGCGCGGTGACGGCCGCCGGTGAGGCCATCACCGTGGTTGATGGCGATACCGTTGACATTGGCGGCAAGCGCTATCGCCTGCAGGGCTATGACGCCCCCGAAATCTACCACGCCAAGTGCGGGCAGGAGCGTGACCGCGGCTTGATCGCAGCCGCGCGCCTCATCGGTGTGCTGCGCGAAGGCGAGGTCAGCGTGCGGCGAGGTGCGGGTCGGGAAAAGTGGGGGAGAGGGTTGGCGCGGCTCTATGTGGCCG is a window of Bacteroidota bacterium DNA encoding:
- a CDS encoding thermonuclease family protein, which gives rise to MMGFAAPKKPPKKRSQVRLALLPIVAAGAGGLAVFATLPDGRLRSAPSAVTAAGEAITVVDGDTVDIGGKRYRLQGYDAPEIYHAKCGQERDRGLIAAARLIGVLREGEVSVRRGAGREKWGRGLARLYVAGRDVSELLIAEGHARAYDGKSRRQGWCGK